Proteins encoded within one genomic window of Nonomuraea gerenzanensis:
- a CDS encoding LacI family DNA-binding transcriptional regulator, with amino-acid sequence MTGRARATVRDVAAETGLSIATVSRVLNGQSNVAPHTRELVLRAVGRLGDQAPRPRATPDATGGAVYVRCPYVLTDYFGLIVSSVGETIELHGRQMILGAGEAAQRSAVLPGLPDRPGVAGAILILPPEPGEELVRLRDRGFPFVVIDPRTPPPKDIVAVSAAHFAGGRKLMAHVVELGHRRVGIIGGPVKWLPSLARLAGYTASLADAGVLPVPELLRHVPEPNIEHGYLAARELLALPDRPTALVAFNDKMAVGALRAAAERGLSVPGDLSVAGFDDIDISRAASPALTTVRQPLEEMGRMAVTLLMRLLSRHTLEALHVSLGTELVVRSSTGPAPR; translated from the coding sequence ATGACGGGCAGGGCGCGGGCGACGGTGCGTGACGTCGCGGCCGAGACGGGGCTGTCCATCGCGACCGTCTCCCGGGTGCTCAACGGCCAGTCCAACGTCGCCCCGCACACCCGTGAGCTGGTGCTGCGGGCGGTCGGCCGGCTCGGTGACCAGGCGCCCAGGCCGCGTGCCACGCCGGACGCCACGGGTGGCGCGGTGTACGTGCGCTGCCCGTACGTGCTGACCGACTACTTCGGGCTGATCGTCTCCTCGGTGGGCGAGACGATCGAGCTGCACGGCAGGCAGATGATCCTCGGGGCGGGGGAGGCGGCGCAGCGCAGCGCGGTGCTGCCGGGGCTGCCCGACCGGCCGGGTGTCGCGGGTGCGATCCTCATCCTGCCGCCCGAGCCGGGCGAGGAGCTGGTCCGCCTGCGCGACCGCGGCTTCCCCTTCGTCGTGATCGACCCCCGCACGCCGCCGCCGAAGGACATCGTGGCCGTGTCGGCCGCGCACTTCGCGGGCGGCCGCAAGCTGATGGCGCACGTGGTGGAGCTGGGCCACCGGCGGGTCGGCATCATCGGCGGCCCGGTGAAGTGGCTGCCCAGCTTGGCCAGGCTGGCCGGCTACACCGCCTCGCTGGCCGACGCGGGGGTGCTGCCCGTCCCCGAGCTGCTGCGCCACGTGCCCGAGCCGAACATCGAGCACGGCTACCTGGCGGCCAGGGAGTTGCTCGCCCTGCCTGACCGGCCGACGGCCCTGGTGGCGTTCAACGACAAGATGGCGGTCGGCGCGCTGCGCGCGGCGGCCGAACGCGGGCTGAGCGTGCCGGGCGACCTGTCGGTGGCGGGCTTCGACGACATCGACATCAGCCGGGCGGCCTCGCCCGCGCTCACCACCGTGCGCCAGCCGCTGGAGGAGATGGGCCGGATGGCGGTCACCCTGCTGATGCGGCTGCTCAGCAGGCACACGCTGGAGGCGCTGCACGTCTCCCTCGGCACCGAGCTGGTCGTCCGCAGCTCCACGGGCCCCGCCCCGCGCTGA
- a CDS encoding OmpA family protein → MYRSLSTAALLAGLLSPTQPPLEGGEPVTAPVLDLGGKVLDIGERISNLDESVTDETRGTQRKIIFAADVLFAFDKATLTGKARSRLELAAESLKAEAAGKPVAIDGYTDAKGSGSYNLELSRRRAQAVRAALAELVPGARFTVAGHGEADPVAPNALPDGGDNPEGRAKNRRVEISFTR, encoded by the coding sequence ATGTACCGATCTCTTAGTACGGCGGCCCTCCTGGCCGGCCTGCTCAGCCCGACGCAGCCGCCGCTGGAGGGAGGGGAGCCGGTGACCGCGCCGGTCCTGGACCTCGGCGGCAAGGTCCTGGACATCGGCGAGCGCATCTCCAACCTGGACGAGTCGGTCACCGACGAGACGCGCGGCACCCAGCGGAAGATCATCTTCGCCGCCGACGTGCTGTTCGCCTTCGACAAGGCCACGCTGACCGGCAAGGCCAGGAGCCGGCTGGAGCTGGCGGCCGAGTCGCTGAAGGCCGAGGCCGCGGGCAAGCCGGTCGCCATCGACGGCTACACCGACGCCAAGGGCTCCGGCTCCTACAACCTGGAGCTGTCGCGGCGGCGCGCGCAGGCCGTACGCGCCGCGCTGGCCGAGCTGGTCCCCGGCGCCCGGTTCACGGTCGCCGGCCACGGCGAGGCCGATCCGGTGGCACCCAACGCCCTGCCGGACGGCGGCGACAACCCCGAGGGCCGGGCCAAGAACCGCAGGGTGGAGATCAGCTTCACCCGGTGA
- a CDS encoding ricin-type beta-trefoil lectin domain protein: MSRILLALACALALVAAAPLPAAAANEPVNVWLTTTSDSGGRTVTRGLAQQAPIAFGPAGGTAGHTITVNEGVTYQQFEGGGASITDTTAYLLRGGPVSAATRDAVMRRLFHPTDGIGLSFVRNPIGASDLSRPGMVSLDDTCCDLNDFGANGYDTAVRLLTVQAKQLNPALRVKGVPWSAPGWMKDNGRMDQMGWLKWEHYATYAQYLVKYVQSYQAAGVPVDYLSVQNEPNCCQAGNPTAMNYPGMSWNASGLIELTKNFLYPALRAAGLSTKVLVHDWNYGDYAQIGQPILADAALRNDPLFGGIAWHGYFGDPAVGTQVHNQYPSVKQFSTEHSGGTWIGNQHNEDMADIVTYARNWSGSLVKWSLALNQNMGPHNGGCGTCTGLITVQEGGSRAGQVDYTIEYYTTGHLTKFVRPGARRIDSTASATIQNVAYRNPDGSKALIAHNGGTSAQSVRIDWGGQSFVYTLPARTTATFTWSGTTSSGAQITGPAGKCVDVAGGSSADGAAVQLYTCNGTAAQQWTRPGDGTLRALGKCLDVRDHGTADGSQLQLWSCTGAANQQWTHTSARDLVNPAANKCADVTGNSSADGTRLQLWTCTGAANQKWTLS; this comes from the coding sequence GTGTCCAGAATCCTTCTGGCGCTCGCCTGCGCGCTCGCCCTGGTGGCCGCCGCGCCCCTGCCGGCCGCCGCCGCGAACGAGCCGGTGAACGTCTGGCTCACCACCACCTCCGACTCCGGCGGGCGCACCGTCACCCGCGGCCTGGCCCAGCAGGCCCCCATCGCCTTCGGCCCCGCAGGCGGCACCGCCGGCCACACGATCACCGTCAACGAGGGCGTGACGTACCAGCAGTTCGAAGGCGGTGGCGCGTCGATCACCGACACCACCGCGTACCTGCTGCGCGGCGGCCCTGTCAGCGCCGCCACGCGCGACGCGGTGATGCGCAGGCTGTTCCACCCCACGGACGGGATCGGCCTGTCGTTCGTGCGCAACCCGATCGGCGCCTCCGACCTGTCGCGCCCCGGCATGGTCTCGCTCGACGACACCTGCTGCGACCTGAACGACTTCGGCGCCAACGGCTACGACACGGCCGTGCGCCTGCTCACCGTCCAGGCCAAGCAGCTCAACCCGGCGCTGCGGGTCAAGGGGGTGCCGTGGAGCGCGCCCGGCTGGATGAAGGACAACGGCCGGATGGACCAGATGGGCTGGCTCAAGTGGGAGCACTACGCCACCTACGCCCAGTACCTGGTCAAGTACGTGCAGAGCTACCAGGCCGCCGGGGTCCCCGTGGACTACCTCTCCGTCCAGAACGAGCCCAACTGCTGCCAGGCGGGCAACCCGACCGCGATGAACTACCCCGGCATGTCCTGGAACGCCTCCGGCCTCATCGAGCTGACCAAGAACTTCCTCTACCCGGCCCTGCGCGCCGCGGGGCTCAGCACCAAGGTCCTCGTGCACGACTGGAACTACGGCGACTACGCCCAGATCGGCCAGCCCATCCTGGCTGACGCCGCGCTCAGGAACGACCCGTTGTTCGGCGGCATCGCCTGGCACGGCTACTTCGGCGACCCCGCCGTCGGCACCCAGGTGCACAACCAGTACCCGTCGGTCAAGCAGTTCAGCACCGAGCACTCGGGCGGCACCTGGATCGGCAACCAGCACAACGAGGACATGGCCGACATCGTCACCTACGCCCGCAACTGGAGCGGCAGCCTGGTCAAGTGGAGCCTGGCGCTCAACCAGAACATGGGCCCGCACAACGGCGGCTGCGGCACCTGCACCGGCCTGATCACCGTCCAGGAGGGCGGCTCCCGCGCCGGCCAGGTCGACTACACGATCGAGTACTACACGACCGGCCACCTGACCAAGTTCGTCAGGCCCGGCGCCCGCCGCATCGACTCCACGGCCAGCGCGACGATCCAGAACGTGGCCTACCGCAACCCCGACGGGTCCAAGGCGCTGATCGCGCACAACGGCGGCACCTCGGCCCAGTCCGTCCGGATCGACTGGGGCGGCCAGTCCTTCGTCTACACGCTGCCCGCGCGGACCACGGCGACGTTCACCTGGTCGGGAACGACGTCCTCAGGCGCGCAGATCACCGGGCCGGCGGGCAAGTGCGTGGACGTGGCGGGCGGCAGCAGCGCCGACGGCGCCGCCGTACAGCTCTACACCTGCAACGGCACCGCCGCCCAGCAGTGGACCCGCCCCGGCGACGGCACGCTGCGCGCGCTCGGCAAGTGCCTGGACGTCCGCGACCACGGCACCGCCGACGGCAGCCAGCTCCAGCTCTGGTCCTGTACGGGCGCCGCCAACCAGCAGTGGACGCACACCTCGGCCCGCGACCTGGTGAACCCGGCGGCGAACAAGTGCGCCGACGTCACCGGCAACAGCAGCGCCGACGGCACCCGCCTGCAGCTGTGGACCTGCACGGGCGCCGCCAACCAGAAGTGGACCCTGTCCTGA
- a CDS encoding CHAT domain-containing protein, which produces MGLVGTDESGRKGNLSDRSSREWCEEALTRLDAGRPESALDAARRAADLDPGSEWAHRLISLAHERLGRDAEAVPAAERAVELARGSWQARLRLAAVLRRTPGRWAEAVEQAELARKFAPEEAGPEVMLGDLALLRGDHAGAERRYRAALAIDPGDPQARVNLGLALLRWDRPRPHHDPAWPVDPRETGRARRALEVWSRQVRLLLAAATLGIAGAALLLDRGAEALLGGCAVLLLLVPLTVRQARRVGGRPYVGAMFGRDPWFGVSVVSAALSVVAFAAWLLLGAVRVLPSLLDPVWAGLAGILVLGWPALACVRVLAESWRGHPLRALAATEPAREGERTARRNAGVALWIVLGRTWSVLVTLVAGALVVEPGAAVVAVAVPYPMVRGYLRARRWSDPWLAAATWLVVPAAVACAAGGLLAVTGGTAGGGADTAAGAAAGAAAVGVPAAAWAWRIGLGALAAAALVLALRGLHAWWRGGPGPWRSSLLMCDLPVGAGPSVALDPEVRQTFSYARSIVLSYGDALGPRVAGAVASVTSSGELRLIAETAAWEAIEQDPRVAVFATDPLQRRFWVEVRGIARADSDVLRVTPKQVLFGEFPGRHQRR; this is translated from the coding sequence ATGGGACTCGTGGGGACCGATGAAAGTGGCAGAAAAGGCAACCTTTCCGACCGGTCCTCACGTGAATGGTGCGAGGAGGCCCTGACCAGGCTGGACGCCGGCCGCCCCGAGTCCGCGCTGGACGCCGCCCGCCGCGCCGCCGACCTGGACCCGGGCTCGGAGTGGGCGCATCGGCTGATCAGCCTGGCGCACGAGCGGCTGGGCCGCGACGCCGAGGCCGTGCCCGCCGCCGAGCGGGCCGTGGAGCTGGCTCGCGGCTCGTGGCAGGCCCGGCTGCGCCTGGCCGCGGTGCTGCGCCGTACGCCGGGACGCTGGGCGGAGGCGGTCGAGCAGGCGGAGCTGGCCAGGAAGTTCGCGCCCGAGGAGGCGGGGCCCGAGGTGATGCTCGGCGACCTGGCGCTGCTGCGCGGCGACCACGCCGGCGCCGAGCGCCGCTACCGGGCCGCACTCGCCATCGACCCCGGCGACCCGCAGGCCCGTGTGAACCTGGGCCTGGCGCTGCTGCGCTGGGACCGGCCCCGCCCGCACCACGACCCGGCCTGGCCGGTCGATCCACGCGAGACGGGCCGGGCCAGGCGCGCGCTGGAGGTCTGGTCCCGGCAGGTGCGCCTGTTGCTCGCGGCGGCCACGCTCGGGATCGCCGGGGCCGCGCTGCTGCTCGACCGGGGCGCCGAGGCGCTGCTGGGCGGCTGTGCCGTGCTCCTGCTGCTGGTGCCGCTCACCGTGCGGCAGGCGCGGCGGGTCGGCGGCCGGCCGTACGTGGGGGCGATGTTCGGGCGGGATCCGTGGTTCGGGGTCTCGGTGGTGTCGGCCGCTCTCTCCGTGGTCGCGTTCGCCGCGTGGCTGCTGCTCGGCGCCGTACGGGTGCTGCCGTCCCTGCTCGATCCGGTCTGGGCGGGGCTGGCGGGCATCCTGGTGCTCGGCTGGCCTGCGCTGGCCTGCGTACGGGTGCTGGCCGAGTCGTGGCGCGGGCATCCGCTGCGGGCGCTGGCCGCTACGGAGCCGGCGCGGGAAGGCGAGCGGACCGCCAGGCGCAACGCCGGGGTGGCACTGTGGATCGTGCTCGGCAGGACGTGGTCGGTGCTGGTGACGCTGGTCGCCGGGGCGCTGGTGGTGGAGCCGGGGGCGGCGGTGGTCGCCGTGGCGGTGCCGTATCCCATGGTGCGCGGCTACCTGCGCGCCCGCCGGTGGAGCGATCCGTGGCTGGCCGCCGCGACCTGGCTGGTGGTGCCGGCGGCCGTGGCGTGCGCGGCGGGCGGGCTCCTCGCCGTGACAGGCGGGACGGCGGGTGGCGGCGCGGACACGGCGGCGGGCGCGGCGGCGGGCGCGGCGGCGGTGGGGGTGCCGGCGGCGGCGTGGGCGTGGCGGATCGGGCTCGGCGCGCTGGCCGCGGCGGCGCTCGTGCTCGCGCTGCGGGGCCTGCACGCCTGGTGGCGGGGCGGGCCGGGGCCGTGGCGCTCCTCTCTGCTGATGTGCGACCTGCCGGTGGGCGCGGGGCCGTCGGTCGCGCTCGACCCCGAGGTGCGGCAGACCTTCTCCTACGCCCGCAGCATCGTCCTGTCCTACGGCGACGCGCTCGGCCCCCGGGTGGCGGGCGCGGTGGCGTCCGTCACCTCCTCGGGTGAGCTGCGCCTGATCGCCGAGACGGCGGCGTGGGAGGCGATAGAGCAGGACCCTAGGGTGGCGGTGTTCGCCACCGACCCGTTGCAGCGGCGCTTCTGGGTCGAGGTCCGCGGCATCGCCAGGGCCGACTCCGACGTCCTGCGCGTGACGCCCAAGCAGGTGCTGTTCGGCGAGTTCCCCGGACGGCACCAGCGCCGCTGA
- a CDS encoding DoxX family protein, protein MSRLGQTTTVKQVLRDLAALVARLGVGGIFFANGWTKLEDGLKITGAKFLEQGAPAPGAWATVTMLTELIGGALLIAGLAVSTTGLILFAEAMAVFLVAPPLNPITMNELILLGAASLLLAVVGAGRISVDHMVVIRRRESEAASEFAADTEADQVIASLREPDKPEAAKPEPEISPTEDTTPHPRPRTQPAEAKPAESKPAEAPAPAPGDTLVAGRKKPQARTRRTATSTETD, encoded by the coding sequence ATGTCCCGATTAGGGCAGACAACTACCGTGAAACAGGTCCTCCGTGATCTTGCCGCTTTAGTCGCCCGCCTCGGGGTGGGCGGTATCTTCTTCGCCAACGGGTGGACCAAGCTCGAGGACGGGCTGAAGATCACCGGCGCGAAGTTCCTGGAGCAGGGCGCCCCCGCGCCCGGCGCCTGGGCCACCGTCACCATGCTCACCGAGCTGATCGGCGGCGCGCTGCTCATCGCCGGCCTCGCCGTCTCCACGACGGGGCTGATCCTCTTCGCCGAGGCGATGGCCGTCTTCCTGGTCGCCCCGCCGCTCAACCCCATCACCATGAACGAGCTCATCCTGCTCGGCGCCGCCTCGCTCCTGCTCGCCGTGGTCGGCGCCGGACGCATCTCGGTGGACCACATGGTGGTGATCCGGCGCAGGGAGTCGGAGGCGGCCAGCGAGTTCGCCGCCGACACCGAGGCCGACCAGGTCATCGCCTCGCTCAGGGAGCCGGACAAACCCGAGGCCGCCAAGCCGGAGCCGGAGATCTCCCCCACGGAGGACACGACACCGCACCCGCGGCCCAGGACGCAGCCGGCCGAGGCGAAACCGGCCGAGTCCAAGCCGGCCGAGGCTCCCGCGCCCGCTCCCGGTGACACGCTGGTGGCGGGCAGGAAGAAGCCGCAGGCCCGGACGCGCCGCACCGCGACGAGCACGGAGACCGACTAG
- a CDS encoding MFS transporter — protein MTVTQAASFVRTADRDPKDHRWSILVLLCLSLLLITVDATVLHIAVPALTAALEPSAVQLLWIIDVYSLVVAPLLIMFGTLGDKYGRKRLVLWGFVLFGLASAGAAFAPTPLTLILARALLGVGGAMIMPATLSLIRQVFTDRRERAIALGVWSAVAAAGAAVGPLIGGVLVGFWWGAVFLINVPILLLLLPAAIRLLPESRERRDRPWDAVSAVLSVTGILALAFGLKEAGSGSLMPFWASAVVFLAGLALLVAFARRQTRLPAPFLEIGLFRRREFTTGVVGVLLGVFALVGLQLMLAQYLQLVLGDSPVRAALRMLPLVLSAITGGLAAAHILPRIGMRATMSGGLGLVALALTPTLTWGVEGHPVMLAVCFVGIGFGVQVALLAASDTIMAAAPESQAGGAAAIEETAYELGAGLGVAVLGTITAIVYAPGLPSVPGVPEGGMDKARQSLAAAAHVADEVGGTTGGALLDAARWAFVNALHTTVVVSVVLLSLTAAVVAVLLSRD, from the coding sequence ATGACCGTCACACAGGCCGCATCCTTCGTACGCACTGCCGACCGCGACCCCAAGGACCATCGCTGGTCCATCCTGGTGCTGCTCTGCCTGAGCCTGCTGCTCATCACGGTCGACGCCACCGTCCTGCACATCGCGGTGCCCGCGCTCACGGCCGCGCTCGAACCCTCCGCCGTGCAACTGCTGTGGATCATCGACGTCTACTCGCTGGTGGTCGCGCCGCTGCTGATCATGTTCGGCACGCTCGGCGACAAGTACGGCCGCAAGCGGCTGGTCCTGTGGGGCTTCGTGCTGTTCGGCCTGGCCTCGGCCGGGGCCGCGTTCGCCCCGACCCCGCTGACGTTGATCCTGGCCAGAGCGCTGCTCGGCGTGGGCGGCGCGATGATCATGCCGGCCACCCTGTCGCTGATCCGCCAGGTCTTCACCGACCGGCGCGAGCGGGCCATCGCCCTGGGCGTCTGGAGCGCCGTGGCGGCGGCCGGCGCCGCGGTGGGGCCGCTCATCGGTGGCGTGCTCGTCGGCTTCTGGTGGGGCGCGGTCTTCCTGATCAACGTGCCGATCCTGCTGCTCCTGCTGCCTGCCGCGATCCGGCTGCTGCCCGAGTCGCGCGAGCGCCGCGACCGGCCGTGGGACGCGGTCAGCGCCGTCCTGTCGGTGACCGGCATCCTGGCGCTGGCGTTCGGGCTCAAGGAGGCGGGCTCGGGCAGCCTGATGCCGTTCTGGGCGTCGGCCGTGGTGTTCCTGGCCGGGCTGGCGCTGCTGGTGGCGTTCGCGCGGCGGCAGACCCGGCTGCCCGCGCCGTTCCTGGAGATCGGGCTGTTCAGGCGGCGCGAGTTCACGACCGGGGTCGTGGGCGTGCTGCTCGGCGTGTTCGCGCTGGTCGGCCTGCAGCTCATGCTCGCCCAGTACCTGCAGCTCGTGCTGGGCGACAGCCCCGTGCGCGCGGCGCTGCGGATGTTGCCCCTGGTCCTGTCGGCCATCACCGGCGGGCTCGCCGCCGCGCACATCCTGCCCAGGATCGGCATGCGGGCCACCATGAGCGGCGGCCTCGGCCTGGTCGCGCTGGCCCTGACCCCCACCCTGACGTGGGGCGTCGAGGGGCATCCTGTGATGCTCGCGGTCTGCTTCGTGGGCATCGGGTTCGGGGTGCAGGTGGCGCTGCTCGCCGCCTCCGACACCATCATGGCCGCCGCCCCCGAGTCCCAGGCGGGCGGGGCCGCGGCCATCGAGGAGACCGCGTACGAGCTGGGGGCCGGCCTGGGCGTGGCCGTGCTCGGCACGATCACCGCGATCGTGTACGCCCCCGGCCTGCCGTCCGTGCCCGGCGTCCCCGAGGGCGGCATGGACAAGGCCAGGCAGTCGCTGGCCGCCGCCGCGCACGTGGCGGACGAGGTCGGCGGCACCACCGGCGGCGCGCTGCTCGACGCCGCCCGATGGGCCTTCGTCAACGCCCTGCACACGACCGTGGTCGTGAGCGTCGTCCTGCTCAGCCTGACCGCCGCCGTGGTGGCCGTGCTGCTCAGCCGTGATTGA
- a CDS encoding haloalkane dehalogenase, whose translation MRILRTPDDRFATLPDFPHEPRYAEVGDGLRMAYVETGPAGGEPVVLLHGEPSWSFLYRHVMTELAAAGLRAIAPDLIGFGRSDKPADLADHTYARHVEWTRALLLDALGLGGMTVVGQDWGGLIGLRLAAEHPERVARIVAANTGLPTGDIPMPEVWHRFRDAVLKAPVLDIARFVQSGCRSELPQEVRAAYDAPFPDESYKAGPRAMPGLVPITPDDPAAPANRAAWQILTTLDRPFLVAFSDGDPITGGMAPILRKSLRGAAGLRHPVIKGAGHFLQEDAGPELGRQIALFVTST comes from the coding sequence ATGCGGATCCTGCGCACGCCGGACGATCGGTTCGCGACCCTGCCCGACTTCCCCCACGAGCCCCGCTACGCCGAGGTCGGCGACGGCCTGCGCATGGCCTACGTCGAGACGGGCCCCGCCGGCGGCGAGCCCGTCGTGCTCCTGCACGGCGAGCCGAGCTGGTCCTTCCTCTACCGCCACGTCATGACCGAGCTGGCCGCGGCCGGGCTGCGCGCGATCGCGCCGGACCTGATCGGGTTCGGCCGCTCCGACAAGCCCGCCGACCTGGCCGACCACACCTACGCCCGGCACGTCGAGTGGACCCGCGCCCTGCTGCTCGACGCGCTCGGCCTGGGCGGCATGACCGTCGTCGGCCAGGACTGGGGCGGTCTGATCGGGCTGCGGCTGGCCGCCGAGCACCCCGAGCGGGTGGCCAGGATCGTGGCCGCCAACACGGGCTTGCCGACAGGTGACATTCCCATGCCCGAGGTGTGGCACCGTTTCAGGGACGCGGTGCTCAAGGCCCCCGTGCTGGACATCGCCAGGTTCGTCCAGTCCGGTTGCCGCAGCGAGCTGCCGCAGGAGGTGCGGGCGGCCTACGACGCGCCGTTCCCGGACGAGTCGTACAAGGCGGGGCCGCGCGCGATGCCCGGGCTGGTGCCGATCACGCCCGACGACCCCGCCGCGCCCGCCAACCGCGCTGCCTGGCAGATTCTCACGACGCTCGACAGGCCGTTCCTGGTGGCGTTCTCCGACGGGGATCCCATCACGGGGGGCATGGCTCCCATATTGCGCAAATCGCTGCGCGGCGCGGCTGGCCTGCGACATCCTGTGATCAAGGGCGCCGGGCACTTCCTCCAAGAGGACGCGGGGCCCGAACTCGGCCGTCAGATAGCCCTTTTCGTGACCTCCACCTAG
- the sthA gene encoding Si-specific NAD(P)(+) transhydrogenase, with the protein MADFDVVVLGSGPGGQKAAIAAAKLGKRVAVVEKKHMIGGVCINTGTIPSKTLREAVLYLTGLNQRELYGASYRVKDEITVADLGMRTQHVIGREIQVIRSQLARNHVTVLHGTGRFLDEHTIGITGEEEKKVTADRIVIATGTSPARPSSVEFDDRTVIDSDAILHLDKVPETLVVVGAGVIGIEYASMFAALGTKVTVVERRERMLEFCDLEIVEALKYHLRDLAVTFRFGENVAAVERRPRGALTLLESGKKIPADCVMYSAGRQGKTAELNLEAAGLAADDRGRIRVDENYATEVPHIYAVGDVIGFPALAATSMEQGRLAAQHACGEPAGDLHELPPIGIYTIPEISFVGKSEDELTRDKVPFEVGISRYRELARGQIIGDSYGMLKLLVSSEDRRLLGVHVFGTQATELVHIGQTVMGCGGTVDYLVNAVFNYPTLAESYKVAALDAMNKMRTVARLTSEM; encoded by the coding sequence GTGGCGGACTTTGATGTTGTGGTCCTCGGCTCGGGGCCAGGTGGGCAGAAGGCCGCGATAGCGGCGGCGAAACTCGGCAAGAGAGTCGCGGTGGTCGAGAAGAAACACATGATCGGCGGCGTGTGCATCAACACGGGCACGATCCCCTCCAAGACCCTGCGCGAGGCCGTCCTGTACCTCACAGGGCTCAACCAGCGGGAGCTGTACGGCGCCAGCTACCGCGTCAAGGACGAGATCACGGTCGCCGACCTGGGCATGCGCACCCAGCACGTGATCGGCCGCGAGATCCAGGTGATCCGCAGCCAGCTCGCCCGCAACCACGTGACGGTGCTGCACGGCACCGGCCGCTTCCTCGACGAGCACACCATCGGGATCACCGGCGAGGAGGAGAAGAAGGTCACCGCCGACAGGATCGTGATCGCCACGGGCACCTCCCCCGCCCGGCCGTCCAGCGTCGAGTTCGACGACAGGACGGTGATCGACTCCGACGCCATCCTGCACCTCGACAAGGTGCCGGAGACGCTGGTCGTGGTGGGGGCCGGGGTGATCGGCATCGAGTACGCCTCGATGTTCGCCGCGCTCGGCACCAAGGTGACGGTGGTGGAGCGGCGCGAGCGCATGCTGGAGTTCTGCGACCTGGAGATCGTCGAGGCGCTCAAGTACCACCTGCGCGACCTGGCGGTGACCTTCAGGTTCGGCGAGAACGTGGCGGCCGTCGAGCGCCGCCCGCGCGGCGCGCTGACCCTGCTGGAGAGCGGCAAGAAGATCCCCGCCGACTGCGTCATGTACTCGGCGGGCCGCCAGGGCAAGACCGCCGAGCTGAACCTGGAGGCCGCCGGCCTGGCCGCCGACGACCGGGGCCGGATCAGGGTGGACGAGAACTACGCCACCGAGGTGCCGCACATCTACGCCGTGGGCGACGTGATCGGCTTCCCCGCGCTGGCGGCCACGTCGATGGAGCAGGGGCGGCTGGCCGCGCAGCACGCGTGCGGCGAGCCGGCCGGCGACCTGCACGAGCTGCCGCCGATCGGCATCTACACCATCCCCGAGATCAGCTTCGTCGGGAAGTCGGAGGACGAGCTGACCCGCGACAAGGTGCCGTTCGAGGTCGGCATCTCGCGCTACCGGGAGCTGGCCAGGGGGCAGATCATCGGCGACTCGTACGGGATGCTCAAGCTGCTGGTCTCCTCGGAGGACCGGCGGCTGCTGGGCGTGCACGTGTTCGGCACGCAGGCCACCGAGCTGGTGCACATCGGGCAGACCGTCATGGGCTGCGGCGGCACCGTGGACTACCTGGTCAACGCGGTGTTCAACTATCCGACGCTGGCGGAGTCGTACAAGGTGGCGGCGCTGGACGCGATGAACAAGATGCGGACGGTGGCCCGGCTCACCTCGGAGATGTGA